One Purpureocillium takamizusanense chromosome 1, complete sequence genomic window carries:
- a CDS encoding NADPH--hemoprotein reductase (TransMembrane:1 (o6-23i)~COG:C~EggNog:ENOG503NUZ8) produces the protein MAELDTLDLVVLAAILLGTLAYFTKGKYWGVVKDPYATAFANANGVKAGRTRNIVEKMDESGKNCVIFYGSQTGTAEDYASRLAKEGKSRFGLETMVADLEEYDFDNLDTISGDKVVMFVLATYGEGEPTDNAVDFYEFITADDVALSEGSDPALGNLNYVAFGLGNNTYEHYNSMVRNVDKALQKLGAHRIGEAGEGDDGAGTMEEDFLAWKDPMWAALAAKMGLEEREAVYEPIFGIVDRENLTRDSVEVYLGEPNKMHLEGTAKGPFNAHNPYIAPIAESRELFSAKDRNCMHMEIDVSGSNLTYQTGDHIAVWPTNPGDEVDRFLDVIGLTEKRNNVISVKALEPTAKVPFPTPTTYDAIVRYHLEVCAPVSRQFVATLAAFSPSDEIKAEMTRLGNDKDYFHDKTGPHFYNIARLLATVGKGQKWTNIPFSAFIEGLNKLQPRYYSISSSSLVQPKKISITAVVESQMIPGRNEPFRGVATNYLFALKQKQNGDPNPAPFGQSYELNGPRNKYDGVHVPVHVRHSNFKLPSDPGKPVIMIGPGTGVAPFRGFVQERAKQAREGATVGRTLLFFGCRKSTEDFMYEPEWAEYKKDLGDKFEMVTAFSRETNKKVYVQHRLKERAKEVNELLQQKAFFYVCGDAANMAREVNAVLAQIIAEGRGVSEQKGEEVVKHMRAANQYQEDVWS, from the exons atggctgaACTCGAcaccctcgacctcgtcgtcctcgcggcgATCCTCCTCGGTACCCTGGCCTACTTCACCAAGGGCAAGTACTGGGGAGTCGTCAAGGACCCCTACGCGACCGCCTTTGCCAACGCCAatggcgtcaaggccggccgcACGAGAAACATTGTCGAGAAGATGGACGAGTCTGGCAAGAACTGCGTCATCTTCTACGGCTCCCAGACCGGCACTGCTGAGGACTACGCCTCGCGTCTCGCCAAGGAGGGCAAGAGCCGCTTCGGTCTCGAAACCATGGttgccgacctcgaggagtACGACTTCGACAACCTCGACACCATCTCGGGAGACAAAGTCGTCATGTTTGTCCTCGCCACGTACGGCGAAGGCGAGCCTACCGATAACGCCGTCGACTTTTACGAGTtcatcaccgccgacgacgtcgccctgTCTGAGGGCAGCGACCCGGCCCTCGGCAATCTCAACTATGTCGCcttcggcctcggcaacAACACCTACGAGCACTACAATTCCATGGTCCGCAACGTCGACAAAGCCCTCCAGAAGCTCGGCGCCCACCGTATcggcgaggcaggcgagggcgacgacggcgccggcaccatgGAGGAAGACTTCCTGGCTTGGAAGGACCCCATGTGGGCTGCTCTGGCCGCCAAGATGGGCCTCGAGGAACGCGAGGCCGTCTATGAACCCATCTTTGGCATTGTCGACCGCGAGAACCTGACACGCGACTCTGTCGAGGTCTACCTCGGCGAACCCAACAAGATGCACCTCGAAGGCACCGCCAAAGGCCCCTTCAACGCCCACAACCCCTACATCGCGCCCATCGCCGAGTCGCGTGAGTTGTTCTCGGCCAAGGACCGCAATTGCATGCACATGGAGATTGATGTCAGCGGCTCCAACCTCACCTACCAAACTGGCGACCACATTGCCGTGTGGCCCACCAACCCCGGTGACGAGGTTGACCGCTTCCTGGATGTGATTGGCTTGACTGAGAAGCGCAACAATGTCATCAGcgtcaaggccctcgagcccaCCGCCAAGGTCCCGTTCCCGACGCCCACGACCTACGATGCCATTGTGCGCTATCATCTGGAGGTTTGCGCGCCCGTGTCTCGTCAGTTCGTTGCCACCCTGGCCGCCTTCTCGCCGAGCGATGAGATCAAGGCCGAGATGACCAGACTTGGCAATGACAAGGACTACTTCCACGACAAGACTGGCCCTCACTTCTACAACAttgcccgcctcctcgccactGTCGGCAAGGGCCAGAAGTGGACCAACATTCCCTTTTCTGCCTTTATCGAGGGCCTCAACAAGCTCCAGCCGCGGTACTACTccatctcgtcgtcctccctAGTCCAGCCAAAGAAGATTTCCATTACCGCCGTTGTCGAGTCGCAGATGATCCCGGGACGCAACGAGCCGTTCCGCGGCGTCGCGACGAACTATCTGTTTGCTTTGAAGCAAAAGCAGAACGGTGATCCGAACCCTGCGCCGTTCGGCCAGTCGTACGAGCTCAACGGGCCGCGCAACAAGTACGACGGCGTCCACGTCCCCGTTCACGTCCGTCACTCCAACTTCAAGCTCCCTTCGGACCCCGGCAAGCCCGTCATCATGATCGGTCCCGGCACCGGTGTCGCTCCGTTCCGCGGCTTTGTCCAAGAACGAGCCAAACAGGCCCGTGAGGGCGCCACTGTCGGGCGCACGCTTCTCTTCTTTGGCTGCCGCAAGAGTACTGAGGACTTCATGTATGAGCCTGAATGGGCG GAGTACAAGAAGGACCTCGGCGACAAGTTTGAAATGGTCACGGCCTTCTCCCGAGAAACCAACAAGAAGGTCTACGTCCAGCACCGACTCAAGGAGCGCGCCAAGGAGGTTAATGAGCTGCTTCAGCAGAAGGCCTTCTTCTACGtctgcggcgacgccgccaacatgGCTCGTGAAGTCAACGCCGTTCTTGCTCAAATTATCGCCGAAGGCCGGGGCGTGTCTGAGCAGAAGGGCGAGGAAGTTGTCAAGCATATGAGAGCGGCCAACCAGTATCAG GAGGATGTTTGGTCCTAA
- a CDS encoding uncharacterized protein (EggNog:ENOG503NWWZ~COG:A) has product MDAGTGVAAQYFPNPTGRNVHGHAPTHAGADHGLGQMMSQFAGLGLGGMGIHNNSAPLPLGPGHLMVGSDGQFVLAPMPAAQPMGMSHSQEHPYNSYGMPAGGYGPPYVGLPMPLMPYTPGRAHAAQPRVERGNSDVPGLENRRGSYSTTESTPATPFYGAMSQRDGPRVASLDRSAYTTPSPQQMGLTSLHGEASKAVIPAISDSHIDDLLKKDPAIPRAVPAVFTPPGQMKSLEQSLENRIPGNRNVYIRGLHPTTDDRLLYEFAARFGAVETSKAIIDTNTGACKGFGFAKFVNVLDSESCIRGFHRLGYEVGFARESFNSRLKAEGDECSTNLYISNLPKSLTEVELATIFLGYTILSSKILRDSMGNSRGVGFARFESRDVCDEVIRKFNGVSIGEEALLMNIRYADTPAQKELKRVTAERRQFRTNEYNIGAYGTPLVGLSPTLYGQQSQWRRNIPISRSAITMSNDDSNASRNSGARRGLSETVLGSSSDANVSTPNSSECEEGVSIPADPTVAAAVADESVQMTSPSTKKDSSKKAAEDEAK; this is encoded by the exons ATGGACGCTGGTACTGGTGTTGCTGCCCAGTATTTCCCCAACCCGACTGGACGCAACGTCCACGGCCACGCTCCGACTCACGCGGGTGCCGACCACGGCTTAGGCCAGATGATGAGCCAGTTTGCTGGACTCGGTCTTGGAGGCATGGGGATTCACAACAACTCGGCGCCTCTTCCTCTTGGCCCTGGACATCTCATGGTAGGATCTGATGGACAGTTTGTCCTGGCTCCCATGCCAGCTGCTCAGCCGATGGGAATGAGCCACTCCCAGGAGCACCCTTACAATAGCTACGGCATGCCCGCCGGTGGCTATGGCCCCCCTTATGTTGGCCTCCCGATGCCTCTCATGCCCTACACTCCCGGTCGGGCCCATGCGGCCCAGCCCCGTGTTGAGCGAGGCAACTCCGATGTCCCCGGACTTGAGAACCGTCGTGGCTCTTACTCGACGACCGAGTCGACTCCAGCCACGCCATTCTATGGTGCCATGTCTCAGCGAGACGGCCCTCGCGTTGCGAGCCTCGATCGTTCCGCGTACACGACTCCGTCTCCTCAGCAGATGGGTCTGACCTCTCTTCACGGAGAAGCCTCCAAGGCGGTCATTCCTGCGATTTCCGACAGCCACATTGACGATCTCCTGAAGAAGGATCCAGCTATTCCCCGTGCTGTCCCGGCTGTGTTCACCCCCCCTGGCCAGATGAAGAGCCTTGAGCAGAGCCTCGAGAACCGCATCCCCGGCAACCGCAACGTTTACATTCGCGGCCTCCATCCCACTACTGATGATCGACTGCTGTACGAGTTTGCCGCCCGCTTTGGAGCCGTGGAGACTTCCAAGGCAATCATCGACACCAATACTGGGGCTTGCAAAGG ATTCGGCTTCGCCAAATTTGTCAACGTTCTCGACTCGGAGTCATGCATCCGCGGCTTCCACCGCCTCGGCTACGAGGTTGGATTTGCTCGT GAATCATTCAACTCGCGCCTCAAGGCCGAAGGCGACGAATGTTCGACAAACCTCTACATCTCGAACCTTCCGAAGAGCCTTACTGAGGTG GAGCTTGCTACCATCTTTCTCGGATACACAATCCTGTCCAGCAAGATCCTGCGTGACAGCATGGGGAACAGCCGCGGTGTGGGCTTCGCCCG CTTCGAGTCTCGCGACGTTTGCGATGAAGTTATTCGCAAGTTCAACGGCGTCAgcatcggcgaggaggcgctcctcATGAACATTCGCTACGCCGACACTCCAGCTCAGAAGGAGCTGAAGCGTGTCACTGCGGAGCGCCGACAGTTCCGCACCAACGAATACAACATCGGCGCATACGGCACCCCTCTGGTTGGGCTGAGCCCTACTCTGTACGGCCAGCAGTCCCAGTGGCGTCGCAACATTCCCATTTCGCGCAG TGCGATCACGATGTCGAATGACGACAGCAACGCGTCGAGAAACTCGGGAGCCCGCCGTGGATTGTCCGA GACGGTCTTGGGCTCGAGTTCGGACGCGAACGTTTCGACCCCCAACTCCTCGGAGTGTGAGGAGGGCGTCTCGATTCCTGCGGATCCAACCGTCGCTGCAGCCGTCGCTGACGAGAGTGTTCAAATGACGTCGCCTTCTACCAAGAAGGATTCGtccaagaaggcggccgaggatgaggcgAAGTAA
- the rio2 gene encoding Non-specific serine/threonine protein kinase (BUSCO:EOG09262KVB~COG:T~EggNog:ENOG503NX5X), with translation MKLDTRAMRHLASEDWRVLTAVEMGSKNHEIVPTPLIERISRLRGGASGVHKSISALAKVGLIARVKEAKYDGYRLTYGGLDYLALHTHAQRKDVYSVGNRIGVGKESDIMVVADHTGTQRVLKIHRLGRISFRSVKSNRDYLKNRASGSWMYLSRLAAMKEFAFMKALHEESFPVPVPIAQSRHTIVMTLIDAFPLRQIATVPNPASLYADLIALILRLASHGLIHGDFNEFNILIKETKTTSEDGQESISLEPIVIDFPQMVSMEHQNAEMYFDRDINCIKRFFDRRFHFTSTQPGPFFKDAKKTVGKGGLKRLDATVEASGFTKKMLKDLEAAIKEKVAKEGTDVDSGDEVDSEEDEDDEEQSDGDDEGPVVIGSTTAGDDEAAADGPSHSVQDEAGPGATSSVQEGLSKLAV, from the exons ATGAAGTTGGACACACGGGCAATGCGCCATTTGGCGTCAGAGGATTGGCGGGTCTTGACGGCG GTCGAGATGGGCAGCAAGAACCACGAAATCGTACCGACACCACTAATCGAGAGGATCTCGCGCCTTagaggcggcgcgagcggAGTACACAAGAGCATATCGGCACTCGCCAAGGTTGGTCTCATCGCCCGAGTCAAAGAAGCCAAATACGATGGCTATCGCCTGACGTACGGCGGCCTCGATTATCTCGCTTTGCACACCCATGCACAGCGCAAAGACGTTTACAGTGTCGGAAACCGAATTGGAGTTGGTAAGGAAAGCGACATCATGGTCGTTGCGGATCACACGGGGACGCAGCGTGTGCTCAAGATCCACCGCCTCGGCAGGATATCGTTCCGGTCGGTCAAGTCCAACCGCGACTACCTCAAGAACCGCGCGTCTGGATCATGGATGTATCTCTCAAGGCTAGCCGCCATGAAAGAATTTGCCTTCATGAAGGCTCTGCACGAGGAGAGCTTTCCGGTCCCGGTTCCGATTGCGCAATCCCGACACACCATCGTCATGACGCTCATCGACGCCTTTCCCCTACGCCAAATCGCCACCGTGCCCAATCCTGCATCTTTGTACGCCGATCTCATCGCACTGATATTGCGATTAGCTAGTCATGGCCTCATCCACGGTGACTTCAACGAGTTCAACATTCTCATCAAggagacgaagacgacatCGGAGGATGGACAGGAGTCCATCAGCCTCGagcccatcgtcatcgactTCCCTCAGATGGTATCTATGGAACACCAAAACGCAGAAATGTATTTTGACAGAGATATCAATTGCATCAAGAGGTTCTTTGATCGCCGATTTCACTTCACAAGTACGCAACCTGGACCATTCTTCAAAGATGCCAAAAAGACTGTTGGCAAGGGTGGACTGAAGAGACTTGATGCCACCGTCGAAGCCTCGGGTTTCACGAAGAAGATGCTCAAGGACTTGGAGGCTGCTATCAAGGAGAAGGTTGCGAAAGAAGGAACTGACGTAGACTCCGGGGACGAAGTCGACAGtgaagaggacgaagatgacgaggaaCAAAGCgatggagacgacgagggtcCCGTCGTCATAGGATCTACAACAGCGGGGGACGATGAAGCTGCAGCAGATGGACCCAGTCACTCGGTACAGGACGAGGCTGGCCCCGGTGCCACCAGCTCAGTACAAGAAGGCTTGTCAAAACTTGCAGTATAG